The DNA segment TACATTAGTGCAACATCTACACCTCAAGAGATGACTCCCTCTAGCCACGCAATGTTCCTAACCAGCTTACTTACTATATATCAAAGGTCCAGACTTACctctccttcatgaatcaagtgcctgcTCACAACAAAAGAGACTCATTTCACAATCAGTAAAATTCACACACACTGAGGAACTTTAAAAGGAACAGAATTCACTCACCCTCATAAATGACATTCTTGTGCCACAGAAAATGCactataggcttgcccgtagtgtacgactctactaattgagctcactcagtttaggatcaagtaggactttatttggatgTAATGTAGGCTATAGgttgggtaggatatatttggatatataatagtgactacacctccctaagaactttaatacatTTATTTTACAATAAAGTCCACACCTAAGttaaaccaatattttcatttttaacaCCACATATACCACCCCCACACTTCTTCTTTGAGTACAATCACCTTAAAAGCCACCAAAGATTTATTACCAATCAACATGATACACTATTAACAatgttcttctcttttttttttttcacaagtGGCCTTTTCCAACAAGATATACCTTTCTCTTTATTTCCTAGTTCCACACAAAAGCTCCATCAACTACCCCACACTGTATCCTTTGTAAATTCATAGTATTTCCAGTGCTTACGAGAGGTAAAGGATTCAaaaagatggtcaattcaaacaagggatagggcttgtaatgtggttgccaaggaaacaggattacaggctcaacggggttaactatggTACATAGCAAATAGGTGGGtggagtatgtatatatatggttcaacaaagaaatacctatatcacttcccaGACTAAACAAGACTACCATTTCGCTTTGCAGacacacatggcaagttctagGCGTTAAATGTCGTGCACAGAATATAACAAGCCTCCCACAcgcatggcacatgactcattccATATTAGATCATTAAACACTCAGATCAGGGTACTTCAGCCAAATAAAGAACATACAGTTTAAGGCCTTCTTACAAGAGTCAACaaatgagcctaagcgtcacactaaAGTAACCGTTATATTCAAGGTATTACGAAATCAAACAAGGCTTCCTATTTTAATTCTGTCCATAGCCCATAAGTTcctaactaaaaaaataaaaagctaactacacccggttcaaacaaaacccttggaaaagaaccgtggtttgaagaaaaaccaagggggaattgatacactactacaaaagaaaatcttttttttttctttcgactttagtccctcaagaaacccgtcgaataaTATCCATCGTTGGGCCAAGTCGAAATTAATTTATACAAATAAACTACGATACTATCTACATACAACaaagtatcccccaccccacacttaaaaagatGGCATGTCCCCGTGTCATACAAAGTAAAGTAATatgaggtaaaggaacttccctggTAGATCAGTCTTGATCGGAGATAGTGCCAGGGTCGAGATGACATGCTCTCCCCAGTGCACGTAGCCAGCCCATGATTTTCTTTTCTGACTTCGCATTTTGGGTTGCTAGAGCATCAACTCTGGTCCCCAATTCCGTGACAAAAGTGCGCAGTCCTGCCATGTCTTGTTCTAGGGTTGTCATTCGCGTGCTCCGTCTGCCCTGGGATGGTCCTTCAGCCAGTGCAGCTTGTTCCTGTGGGGGTGAGGCAGGTTCAACCTCCTTCTGCCCTTCGTCGCCCTCTTTTAACGCATTAGAATCATCACTATGAGTTGCCCCTGGTGCCACCAGGTCTTTCCCTATGGTCACTTTGTCTGCCCGAAACTTTGCTTCTTTCTTTACCATGCCATCCGCATTTGGGTTCTCAGGCACCCTTGCTGCCCGGCATAATCTAGTGATCAGAGAGGGGAAAAAGAACCCATACCTCTTCTGTGTTGAACGGACGAACATCTCAGACTGAAGAACCTTGGCCACATCGAAGTCATGGCCATTCACGAAGCACCATATCAAGGCAGCTCTCGGACCATTTACCTCTGTGGTGGTGTGGGACGGTAGTAAGCGACTGTTGATGATGTACAATCAGCATTTTCCTTCAAAAGtgagtgaggaagagtgtaactTCGATTCTGGCACAACCCACACTACCTCTTTGTCTAGTGCACAAATAGTTCTGAAAAACCTGTTCCATGTGATGGGTTCTCTCCTGTAAGTATCATATAAATCCTCCTCCCCATTGAATTCAGGCAATCGATACACTCTCCTGATGGCTTCTAACGAGGTATCCACCCTCGTGTGTCGCACAGTGCATATTCTATCTTCATGTTCGGGGCAGTTGGCATAGAACTCCCGAACAAGCATCAAGTTACCCTCCTCCGGCTCTTCGAAAAAGCTGTCCAATCTGCGCCTGATCAACTCCTGATACATAATAGGGCATTCATCCTGGAGGGACGCCCTGTCAATACCCCTTTCCGGTACAGATTTTTTATTGGCCTTCAAACTGAAACGGTCTTGGGTAGCTCTACAGACAAACCTGGTATGATCAAACCGAGCTGCATTGGTCGGTGCCCGTCCCCGAGATAAGCCTCCATGACCACTTGATGAGGCCCCGGTAGCGCGTCTCTTCCTTGAAGGTTGCATGTTACCTACACAATAAATACTACTATCAGTGGAGAGAGAAAGATGTGTCCCAAtggcggttactcagacttcactcgCACAATTGGTCACAATTTATCTTCAATACTCATTAAGGCAAATCAACAAATAGGTAGTGTGCATATGTACCCCCAAGTCACCCAAAGACCAAATCAGACTACCATTCCTCACAAACCCAACAATGGCTtcctccaaatcaatcaattCAAATAGCCTCCATATACCACATATAAACCACAATCCAAATCCCAGACAAAAGTACCTACGATTTTACTACCCtatatagaaaaggaaaaaaaatactaagaaaGAGGAATAAAATCATGTACTTACTTGGAGATCTTGAGAAGAACGGAGGTTGGAGATCGATTGAGTGGAGAAGAGAAGGAAAGAGAAGAGTCTTGTGTTAAAAGGAAAATATGGGGGAAGGGAGGGGTTTGGGTTCTTGAAGTTAGGGAGGGAAGAAGAGAAGTGGGGGGAAGTGAGGGGTTTAGGTTCTTGAAGTTAGGAAGGGAAGAAGAGAAGTGGGGGGAAGTGAGGGGTTTGGGTTCTTGAAGTTAGGAAGGGAAGAAGAGAAGTGGGGGAAGTGAGGGTTTGGGTTAAGGAAAAGAAGGGGGTTGgggattaaaaataaaaacttaccTGGACACGCTCGCGCATCCGTGCCCCAATCCACGGTCCAACCTGCGGCCGCGGATTTTGGGCAGAGGGGGTCCCAAAATCCGTGCCCCAATCCACGGTCCGATTTGCGGCCGCGGACGGGGGGCAGAACACAGGCCAAAATCCGCAGCCCGCGGATCTCCGTCTCCAGCCAATTTTTGTGTTTGCCGCATTGTTTACCTATTCTTGGATTAATTTAGACCCCCGAATCCTTCCGATGCACATGATCTTTGCCCTGCACACTAGTAGGTCGGTCAAAGTCgttcaaaatcaattacaacaaccaaagtaagaaaaataatgggttgcctcccaaaaagcgcctaagttaacgtcgcgacacgacgatTTACAACAaaccatgggttgcctcccaggaaacgcctgatttaatgtcgcggtaCGATGCAGGCTTTCATTATCACTCCTCGTTCGCGTACTGGGGCTCTTCCAAAGTTATCACCATTCTATCCCCTTTCTCTTCGAccattccaaggtaatgtttcaacctttgcccatttacCGTGAACTTATTTGTCCCATCTTCGGATTCAATATCCACGGCTCTACTTGAGAACACTTGCACCACTCTGAAGGGTCCTGACCACTGGGACTTCAACTTACCCGGAAACAACCtcaatctcgagttgtataacaacactagatctTCGGGCTTGAAGTTCTGATCTAAGATGTGCTTATTATGGatcattttcatcttttctttgtataataTAGCATTTTCAAATGCATGGAACCTGAATTCCTCGAGCTCAGGTAACTCAGTGACTCTGCTGGTGCCTGCAGTCTCTATATCCAGATTCAGCTGCCGCAGTGCCCAAAGTGCTTTATATTCGAGCTCTACCGGAAGGTGGCAtgcctttccaaacaccaacttgtacggTGACATACCGATTGGAGTTTTgaatgttgtgcggtatgcccataatgcatcatccagcttcttCACCCAATCGGTCCTTATTGCATTCACTGTCTTTCTCAAGACACTTTTAATTTCTCTATAggacacttcaacttgcccgctcgTCTGTGCGTGGTATGGTGTGGCTACTTTGTGGCAAACTCCATACTTTTCCAACAGACGTGCGaacgctctattgcaaaaatgggttCCATCATCACTGATTATAGCTCTCGGGGTGCCAAAACATGtgaagatgtttttctttaggaAACTTGTCACCGCTTTTGCATCATTGGTTGGGAGAGCcactgcttcaacccacttggagatATAGTCAACCGCTACCAATATATATTTGTTACCATACGAGCTGACGAACGGCACCATAAAGTCGATCCTCCATATGTCAAAAACCTCCACCCATTCAATTGTGGTCATCGGCATCTCGTGACGGCGAGATATGTTGCTTgtcctttggcattcatcgcaaCTTTTGACCCAAGCATAGGCATCTTTGAACAGAGTAGGCCAATACAATCCCAATTCCAACACTTTTGCTGCTGTCCGgattcctccaaagtgtccaccatatggtgaagcatggcaagcctgcaaaacaaAAGGTTGATCTTTCTAGGGGATacacctccggatcatgttatctacacatattttaaacaataGAGGTTCGTCCCAATAAAAGGCTCGACAGTcgcgaaagaactttttcttttgaattgaggagagttcataaggtaTAATACCGCTTGCTAAATagttagcaatatcagcataccatggCGTCTCCTCCATTGTCACAGCAAGTAACTGTTCATCTGGGAATGTCTCTGTTATGTCTTCAACCTCCATTCTCTTTTCAGCTCCTTCAAATCTTGAgaggtggtctgccacttgattgtTCGTCCCCTTTCTGTCATGAATTTCCAGATTGAATTCTTGTAGTAAAAGAACCCAGCGAATCAAGCTTGGCTTTGACTCCATCTTTGCTATCAAGTACCTAAttgctgcatggtcagtataaataatAACTTTTGAACCAATTAAGTACGACTTGAATTTGTCGAAGGCAAACACTACAGCCAGCATTTCCTTTTCCGTTACAGTGTAATTGAGCTGTGCACCGCTGAGCGtcctgcttgcatagtaaatcgGGTGCATCATCCTGTCTTTTCGATGTCCCAagactgctcctatagcataatcaccggcgtcgcacatgagctcgaatggttgctcccagttgggtgcaacaatgatgggtgcagtTATCAGTCTCTTCTTTAGctcctcaaatgccaacctgcaatcattagaaaacacaaagggctGATACTTTTCAAGAAGTTTACATAAAGGGTTAGCAATCTTGGTAAAATCTTTTATTAATCGCCTGTAGAACCCGgtgtgcccaagaaaacttctcacTGCCTTGACCAAAGTGGAAGGTGGCAATTTCTCAATCACATCAACTTTAGCATGGTCGACCTCAATTCCCCCactggacactcgatgccccaaaactattccttcttgtaccataaaaatggcacttttcccaattcagcaccaaatttgtctccacacatcttttgagcactcttCTTAAATTGTGAAGACAATCTTCGAATGAATCCCCCCCGTGACTGTACGAGTCGAGATCAACTCGTTATTCTTATTTTGTACGACCGTCATTCctccctttttcggcacacattggacAAGACTGacccagttgctgtcagagatggggaagatgataccCGCATCCAGccacttgatcacttccttctttactACTTCCTTCTTATTTGGGTTCAGACGTCGTtgatgttccctggaaggtttgtgcccctcttccagaagaatcttatgcatgcaaaaggctaggttgataccctttatgtctgtCATAGTCCAACCAATGGCAGTCTTACATTCTTGCAATACCTTCAATAGTTGCTCTACCTGCACAGCTAGCaaaccagatgatataataacCGGCAAAGTAGAATTAGGCCCCAAGAAAGCGTACCTGAGGTGGGATGGAAGCGGTTTCAAGTCCAGCTATGGTGGCTCCTATATTGATGGTTTTGCAGGTGGTATTGCTCTCTCTTCTAAGCGTAGGGGctcgaactgaggttccctttTCCAGAATCCTTGACCTTCGAGAGCCATGACCCACTCTGCCAACCCTTCATCGTCCATCTCTTCCAAATTCATCAAGTAGGCTTCTAGTAGATCCTTGACATTAAGGGTCTCATCCTCTTCTTGCAGTATCACATCTACGGCCTCCACTAGTGAGCAGTTTGCAAATTCACTGGGTCTCCTTATGGATTGTTGAACGTTGAATATTATTTCTTCATTGTTCAACCTCATTTTCAACTCTCCAGTCTCATAATCAATTAATGCTCTCCCAGTGGCTAAGAATGGCCTTCCTAGAATGATGGGTATCTCTTCATCCAcctgacaatcaagaataacaaagttTGCAGGAAATACAAATTTCCCCATTtgcacaagcacatcatcaagaatTCCTGTCGGTCTTTTAACTGTGCGATCAGCCAGTTGCAGCAACATTGAGGTCTgtctagctctgccaatgcccAGTTTTGTATAGAttgccaagggcatcaagtttatgctggCTCCCAAGTaacacaatgctttagcaaaagtATAACTCCCAATAGTGCATGGGATAGTGAAGCTACCTAGATCAGACACCTTTTGGGCCATAGGTCTTGTCACTACCGCACTGCAGGTCTGTGTCAGAGTTACAGTAGACAGGTCCTggaagtcaaatttcctcgacatcaggtccttcatcatttttgcataccctggcatttccctcaaagcatccatcaatagaatattcaattgaatctgtcgaagcatttccatgaatttcctgtattgatcatctttcttttgttttgccaatctctgagggaatggtgcaggAGTCAATCTCTATCTATTACTTGATGTCTTTTCTTTGTTGGAAGCTTCTGGCTCAAGAGGTGCCACCTGTTCTGAGACTTGTTCACCGTCCTTCTCCTTACCCTTGTCAACCTGTGCTTGTTCAATTACAACCTCAATGAGCTCTGCTAACTCATCTTCCTCTAATGTAACTGGAGTAGTTGGCGTAGTCTCTCTCCTAAATTGAGCAACTTCTTACTCTCTGTCTAAATCTCTTCCATTCCTGAGACTCACTGCCATTAGCTGATTTGGGTTCTGTTCCTTTAGGTTAATATTTGTATCTGCAGACAATGTTCCTTGGGGCGATTGTTCAAGGCCATAGACAGCTGTCCTAGTTGAGTTTCAATGCCTTTGATTGCTGAATCATGTGCTGCTAATTTTTCTTGCATCTTACCATTTGTTCCAATGAGTTGTTGCAGCATACCCCTGATTTTTACCATATTGTTGTCCTGTTGTTGATGAGGTGGTTGGTAGGCCAATTATTGCTGGTGCTGCTGATTATAGC comes from the Nicotiana tabacum cultivar K326 chromosome 14, ASM71507v2, whole genome shotgun sequence genome and includes:
- the LOC142169098 gene encoding uncharacterized protein LOC142169098, giving the protein MSRKFDFQDLSTVTLTQTCSAVVTRPMAQKVSDLGSFTIPCTIGSYTFAKALCYLGASINLMPLAIYTKLGIGRARQTSMLLQLADRTVKRPTGILDDVLVQMGKFVFPANFVILDCQVDEEIPIILGRPFLATGRALIDYETGELKMRLNNEEIIFNVQQSIRRPSEFANCSLVEAVDVILQEEDETLNVKDLLEAYLMNLEEMDDEGLAEWVMALEGQGFWKREPQFEPLRLEERAIPPAKPSI